The Mytilus galloprovincialis chromosome 2, xbMytGall1.hap1.1, whole genome shotgun sequence genome has a window encoding:
- the LOC143062766 gene encoding amino acid transporter heavy chain SLC3A1-like, translating into MSKSGVYLVSATSVGDGKANSPTYTNPDDINLKMASEHQTGQTQNGNPFRGMGKEELLRHSSKPLWVRLRMICVAIILIAWLALIITVVALIFAYPKCKDKDSRSWWQNDVMYRIHVRSFYDSNDDGIGDLKGVHQKLDYVKDMGAGAISLSPIYSMDATKDDLSVKDHKLIDPDFGTLQDLKDLIKAVHDKGMRIVLDFIPNHTSDKHPWFLGSMVARNIQYKNYYVWSSQITNWNSVYGNSSWEMEPARNEYYLHQFKTGQPDLNIRSAMVVNELKDIMEYWMVTENVDGLFIRNSGYLFEDYDMRNETVSNTAGVTEDKYDYYNHEYTYGLESNRLLMSMFREVADNTSSKFLMANRRGTATEKIQYYGSFPGSGVHISLNPIGMAPCSGNCIKDYVMDWVDNFSNNKWPNWMTGGEDMSRFASRFPANFSRPFYMLSMLLPGTPIIYYGDELGMTDLQATTEHVNTGLMQWENSTNAGWNCTNDCYNGVNSDFSTINVAAQMNKAGSLYEFIKGLSSLRTEDAFRYGEYHTAVTSNNIFSFVREFDGVTGYLVAINFGDNAETHDYTSSHGTIQSTATAVKTTGSDVGFSVDDDVETESLRLSPLQGIVVSWDFKAKEL; encoded by the exons ATGAGTAAATCTGGTGTATACCTTGTGAGTGCTACATCTGTAGGCGATGGCAAAGCTAATTCTCCAACATATAC CAATCCTGATGACATCAATTTAAAAATGGCGTCGGAGCATCAAACAGGACAAACGCAGAACGGGAATCCCTTTCGAGGGATGGGAAAAGAAGAACTCCTGCGTCACTCGTCAAAGCCGTTATGGGTAAGACTACGAATGATATGTGTTGCCATCATTCTGATTGCATGGCTAGCTTTGATTATTACCGTTGTGGCACTGATCTTTGCCTATCCAAAATGTAAGGATAAAGATTCTAGATCATGGTGGCAGAATGACGTCATGTACCGAATACACGTCAGAAGTTTCTACGACAGCAATGATGATGGTATCGGCGATTTGAAAG GTGTTCATCAAAAGCTCGACTACGTTAAAGACATGGGAGCTGGCGCCATATCATTAAGTCCTATTTACAGTATGGATGCAACAAAAGATGATTTAAGTGTTAAAGACCATAAATTGATTGATCCCGACTTTGGAACTTTACAAGATTTGAAAGATTTGATAAAGGCTGTACACGACAAAG GTATGCGTATCGTATTGGATTTCATACCTAACCACACAAGCGATAAACATCCGTGGTTTTTGGGCAGTATGGTCGCAAGAAACATTCAATACAAGAACTATTATGTATGGAGTAGTCAGATTACAAACTGG AATTCTGTGTATGGAAATTCTTCTTGGGAAATGGAACCTGCAAGGAATGAGTATTACCTACATCAATTTAAGACCGGCCAGCCTGACTTAAACATTAGAAGTGCGATGGTTGTAAACGAATTAAAG gaTATTATGGAATACTGGATGGTCACAGAAAACGTAGATGGATTATTTATACGAAACAGCGGGTACTTATTCGAAGACTATGACATGCGCAACGAAACAGTTTCTAATACAGCAGGTGTAACTGAG GATAAATATGATTATTACAACCATGAGTATACCTATGGCCTGGAAAGTAATAGGTTACTGATGTCAATGTTCCGTGAGGTTGCAGATAATACATCTTCCAA ATTTTTAATGGCTAACAGAAGAGGAACAGCAACTGAAAAAATCCAATATTATGGTAGCTTCCCAGGCAGTGGTGTACATATATCTTTAAACCCAATAGGCATGGCACCCTGTAGTGGAAACTGTATCAAAGATTATGTGATGGACTGGGTTGACAACTTCTCAAATAACAAATGGCCAAATTGGAtg ACTGGCGGGGAAGACATGTCAAGATTTGCTTCAAGATTTCCCGCCAACTTTAGCAGACCGTTCTATATGTTGTCGATGTTGCTTCCGGGTACACCTATCATATACTACGGAGACGAACTCGGAATGACTGACTTACAAGCAACAACAGAACATGTCAATACTGGCTTAATGCAATGGGAGAACTCAACAAATGCTGGGTGGAATTGTACCAATGATTGTTACAACGGTGTTAATAGCGACTTCTCAACTATAAATGTAGCT GCACAAATGAATAAGGCTGGTTCACTTTATGAATTCATCAAAGGCTTGTCTTCTCTGAGAACAGAGGATGCCTTCCGCTATGGAGAGTATCATACAGCTGTCACTAGCAACAATATTTTCTCGTTTGTCCGAGAATTTGATGGCGTTACAgg ATATCTTGTTGCAATCAACTTTGGAGATAATGCAGAAACCCACGACTACACATCATCTCATGGAACAATCCAATCTACTGCCACTGCTGTGAAGACAACAGGAAGTGACGTAGGATTCAGTGTTGATGACGATGTCGAAACAGAATCTCTAAGATTATCGCCTCTTCAGGGAATCGTTGTTTCGTGGGATTTTAAAGCAAAAGAACTTTGA